The genomic window TAATCCCAGTGGACGGCTGAGCCGGGCGGGACGGAATCAATGCGAACCACCGTCGTATAACACCCCTCAACCATACAAAATAACAAGCATAAAAACAATAGTTTACGAAACATCGTCGATGTCTCCACTGCCGCACTCTTTATTACAGCCGAGATAAGGCGCCATGTCAACAGAGGTTGGGGAACTTAGGATAATAAATTCCCTTAGATCGAATATGAATCCCACGTATTGCGGATAAGATCAAGGTCTTCGACGGATCGGATGACGACGTTTCCAATTTCCACGGGAAAGACAAAACGCAAATGGCCACGTTCTACCTTTTTGTCATGGAACATAGATTCGAGCAAAGCGTCCGCCGAAAGATCCGGCTTGCTCAGGGGAAATCCGGCGGTTGTCAGCAGGGAACGCAGGCGCTGCACGGCTTCCGGCGGAGTAATCCCCAGTTTTTCGCCAAGCATCGCTTCGGCCAACATGCCGATGGCGACGGCCTCGCCATGAAGATAACGCCCATAGCCGGTCAGCGCTTCCACGGCATGGCCGATGGTATGGCCGAAATTGAGGATGGCGCGCAAGCCGCTTTCGCGCTCGTCCTGCTCGACGACGCGGGCTTTGATGCGGCAATTCCAAGGAATAATGGCGGTATAAATCTCTTCCTCCGCCGCCAGCAGCCGATCCAGCGCGGATGATACCGTCTCGAAAAGCCCCGCATCGGCGATGACGCCGTGTTTGACGATTTCCGCCAGTCCGGCCTTGATCTGACGCCGATCCAAGGTTAGCAGCGTCTGGGGATCGATGAGTACGGCGCTGGGTTGATGGAAAGCGCCGATGAGATTTTTGCCGCTGGCGTGGTCGATGCCTACTTTGCCTCCGACGCTGGCGTCCACCTGGGCCAGCAGCGTCGTCGGAACCTGGATGAAGCGGATGCCGCGCAAAAAAGTGGCCGCCGCGAATCCCGCCACATCCCCCACCACGCCGCCGCCGAGGGCGACGACTCCGCTTTTGCGTTCGGGCTTCAGCGCCGCCATGCCGTCGTAAAGCCGCGAGAGGGTGGAAATATTTTTCTCCGTCTCGCCCGCCGGAAACGTCAATACGGCGGCATGGAAGCCTTCCCGTTCCAGCGAAGTTCTCACCCGTTCCGCATAGATTGGCCCCACGTTGGAATCGGTAATGACCGGTATGGGAGAATGGAATCCCGCTCGCCGCACAAAAGCGCCCGTTTCATCCAGAAGACCGCAGCCGACGACGATCCCATAGCTGCGATCGCCCAGGTTTATAGCAATTTCCGTACGCGAGTTGGATGGATTCATGATTTCACCTAATCGCTGCTGCGGTTTTATATTCCAATTAAGATGATTCTATGCCGCAAGATAATAGAAAACCGGTTAGAAGCATGAAAAAAGCAGTATACCATTTTTGAGGCGGGCATCCAATGCGCTTAAACGCCGTAAGTCATAAGGATTAGGCGACCGGTCCGCCGTCCGCTTTCGCTCCCCAGGAGAGCAGGCGATAGCCCGCTTTGGCTTTGCGCTTGAATTCATTCCAACTGCGCAATTCCAGAAGACGGCGGATGAGATATTTTCCCCGGAAATAAAATCGGCGGTAGCCCCATTGCATGAGGCGGATCAACTCGCTGCGGTTCATCGTCTCTTCCCATAATTCGGGAACGAAATCGGGCCGGGGATCGCGGGCGAATTCCCGCCAATAATCCTTTCGATACAAGCCTCTTTCGAAGCCCAGGCGATACAGTTCCGTAGCGGGAAAAGGAGTGGCGAGAGCTAGGTGGATATAGTCGGCGTCCAGACGGCGGGCGTATTCGATGGTTTCGACCGCCTGCTCGCGGGTTTCGCCGGGATTGCCGAGCATGAAATAGCCGAGAGTAGCGATACCGCGCTGGCGGGTTTGATGGAAGACGGTTTTCGTCCGTTCCAGGTCGATTCCTTTTTGCAGCGTTCGCACGATCTCTTCCGTGCCCGCTTCGACGCCGTAATGGATGCGGGAGCATCCCGCCGCCGCCAGGGCGTCCAGCATCTCTTCCGACATGGCGCTGATATGGGCGCGGATATCCCAGGCGAGAGAGACGCCGCGTTCGATCTTCAACCGGCAGATATCCATTACCCGGTCGCGGCGAATGTTGAAGGTGTCGTCGTAAACGAAGATTTCGCGTATGCCTATTTTCTCGCAGAATTCCATCTCCTCGACGACGCTGCGGGCGCTGCGATAACGGAATTGCTTGCCTAAATGGGGGCGGTCGCAGAAGATGCAGCGCATGGGACAGCCCCGGCTGGTCATCATCGTCGTGATAGGGAATTCTTTCGCCAATACGGAATAATAACGATCCTGATCGAGCAAATGCCGTGCGGGCATGGGCAGCGCGTCCAAATCCTGATTCAAGGGGACCGATGGCGTAAGATAGACCTCGCCCTGGCCGTCGCGATAGCCGATGCCATCCACTACGGATAGATCTTTGTCTTCGGCTAGACACTCGATCAATCGTGTAAAGGTAACCTCGCCTTCACCGACAACGATGTAATCGACTTCGGGGATGCTCATGGTTTCCTGCGGGTAGATATAAACGTGAGGACCGCCGAAAATCACTGGAATGGAGGGATCGGCGCGTTTGACGGCCTTGGCGCAAAGGACGGCGTCAATAAGCGTGAAGGTCATCGCTTGCACGCCGACGGCGTCGGGCCTTCGGCGGCGAATCTCGGCTTCGATCTGTTCGTAAGATAGATCGTCCAGATAGGCGTCGAGAATTTCGACGCTATGGGAAGAGTATTTTTCCAGATAGGCCGCCACATAAAGAAGGCCGAGTGGGGGATAAGCGCCGGTCTCCTCGTCTACAACGCTGGGAACGTTGGTGGAGATCATGTGATGTCCGGGCGGTTGGATCAATAATACCTTCACGGCGGCTTCACGGCTTTCTAAAAAAGATGGAGGTGTTTTTTGTCATCCCGATTAACGGAATCGAATCTTGGTTCTATTATAGCGTAGAGCGATTTAGAAAGGGCGGAAGGCGGCGCATGGAAATAGATTTCCATTCATTCTCCAAACGGTGCAAAGAAGAAAAAGCCATGACTATTCCGAACGTAATTCCTGATTCCGTCATTCAAGAATGGCAGGAAATCGTCGATATTCTCGCCGAAGTGAATAACGCGCCCGCCGCTTTAATCATGCGCATTGTCGAAGAGGATATCGAAGTATTCGCTGCATCCCGACATTTGGACAATCCCTATCGCCTTGGCGAGAAAGAGCGCTTAATCGGATCGGGCTTGTACTGCGAAACCGTGATCAAAACCAAAAAGAAGCTCCTTGTTCCTAATGCCTTGACCGACGAGAAATGGAAAAAGAATCCCGATATCCACCTAGGCATGATTTCCTATTTCGGATTTCCCCTCTTTCATCCTAATGGAGAACCCTTTGGAACGATTTGCGTATTGGATAAAAAAGAGAATCATTTTTCAGACATCACGGAAAGGCTTATGATGCGATTCAAAAATCTAATTCAACATAACCTTGAGTTGATCTATGTGAACTCGATTTTAGGAGAGGAAAACAAGAAGCTGACGGATTATCTTTCAGAAATCCAAACTCTTCGCGAAATCATTCCCATATGTTCTTATTGCAAAAAAATCCGTACAGAGAACGGAGAGTGGGAACAATTGGAGGAATATCTCGCCAAACATACGCGATCCGCGTTTAGTCACGGTTTTTGTCCCGAATGCGGAAAGAAGCATTATGGCCGATAATCGAAAAATCTATATGATGTTGAGCCTCTTGCATAATTCTGTTATTCCTCCCCCATGATTGGGGGAGGTTAGGAGGGGGTTGACGTAAGTCCATTAAAATCAACCCCCCTCTAACTCCCCTAAGTTTGGGGGGAGAATTTAAAGATGGATTTCATTAATTTTGCAAGCGCCTATGTTTTTTATTTTCTTCGTTTTATTAAAGCATAAACTTCTTGACAGGAGAACAAGACGAACATGATCGAGCGATACACCCGCAAGGAGATGGGACGCATCTGGAGCGATCAATTCCGATTCGAGACATGGCTGCAAGTGGAAATCGCCGCCTGCGTCGCGCAAAACAAGTTAGGCGTCGTACCTGACGAAGCTCTAAAGGAAATTCGGGAGAAAGCCGCCTTCGATATCGACCGCATTCATGAAATCGAAAAGACGGTGGATCATGAAACCATCGCGTTTCTGACAAGCGTCGCGGAATTCGTCGGCCCGGCGTCGCGTTATATCCATTACGGCATGACTTCATCGGACAAACTGGATACAGCGCTGGCGCTGCAACTCGTCGCCTCGGCGGACTTGTTGATCGCTGGCTTGAAAAAATTGCAAGCCAGCGTAGGCGAGCTGGCCAAGAAGCACAAACATACCGTCATGATGGGCCGCACTCATGGCATTCACGCCGAGCCGATTACCTTCGGTTTGAAAGTGGGAATATGGTGCGCCGAACTGGGGCGGCATATCGAACGAATGCAACGCGCCAAAGACTCAATTCGCGTAGGCAAACTATCCGGCGCCGTAGGAACCTTCTCCCACGTCGATCCCCAGGCGGAAGCGCTGGTATGCGCGGAATTAGGGCTAGAAGCGGATCCTATCAGCAATCAGATTATCCAGCGCGACCGCCATGCGGAATATCTGAGCGTCATCGCCATCGCGGGGGCCACGCTGGAAAAAATGGCGACGGAAATCCGGGGATTGCAAAAAACGGAAATCCACGAGGTGGAAGAGCCGTTCCCGCCGGGACAGAAGGGTTCGTCTTCCATGCCCCATAAAAAGAATCCCAACCTCAGCGAACGCATCTGCGGCCTGGCGCGGCTGCTGCGCAGTTACGCCGTCACCGGCTTCGAGAACGTAACCCTGTGGCACGAGCGGGACATCTCCCATTCCAGCGTGGAACGAATCACGTTGGCGGATTCCTCCATCCTGCTGGATTACATGCTGGAACGGATGGACTGGATTATCCGCGACTTGAAGGTCTATCCCGAACGCATGAAGAAGAACATGGAATGCTCTCACGGCTTGGTCTTCTCGCAGAGAGTTCTGTTGGCGTTGACCGCAAAAGGATTCTCGCGCGAAGAAGCCTACCGCATCGTCCAAACTGCGGCTTTGAAAGTGTGGGAATCGGATATCGGCTTGCTGGACGAGCTGAAGAACGACGAAGAGGTGCGCAGCAAATTGAGCGCGGAAGAGTTGGAAGCATGCTTTCAACTCGATGACTTTCTGAAAAATGTTGACTTTATTTTCGAGCGGCTGGGATTGTAAGAGAAGAAAAAAAACAAGCAGCGATAATCATGGCTCCCGAAAAATAGATGCGTTTTTTATCTTCGCCCTATCGATGGATTCGCAAATAAAAAACAATAGAACCAATGAGAATATCCCCTATAAAACATGAAATGGGAGGAAAAATCGATGGACAAAAACGCTCCTATAATAGGATGTTCTTGCTGTTCTATGTCGCGAAGGTGTTTTCTTAAAACCTCCAGCGCCGCCCTGGCCGCCTCTCTCGCAGGATGCGCGACGGTCAAGTCGTCGGAGAATGCCAGCGAACTTAGCGAGTATATCGATATCCAAAGTTTCCGTCCGAAGCCGCAAGTGCGCATCGCCAGCATCGTCGTTCGAGAAAAGCCGCCTTATTGGCTGGGCTGGCCGGGTACGGCGTATCCGCTGGAAGAATATCGCGAGAAATACGCCGATATCTTCGCAGCCGCGGCGCAAAAAACCGGCGCGTCTCTATTGCCCGATAACCAATTCATCGAAAGCGAAGAGGACGCCAACCGGTTCGTCGAAAAAGCGAAGGCGGAAAAACCCGACGCCGTGTTGATGTTGGTGCAAAGCGGAGGCGCCTGGCGCTGGCGCGACATCGCCGCCCAAACCGGCTTGCCTACGATCATCTTCATGCCGGTTGGGACGACTTTCACGGGATCGGTTTTGAACAAAACGGCGCGGCTGCCAGGCGTACATCTCATATCGTCACTGGATACGAATTGGGTGGAACAGGCGCTGCGGATGGTCCGCGCCAAGCGCCAGTTGGAAGAGACGCGCTTGCTTGTGGTGCAAGGAAACGAACGGAAAGAATCGGATATGGAACTCCTGGGGACGAAAGTGCGCTATGTTCCCCGGCAAACGTTCCGCGATTTATTCGACCGTATGCCCGACACGGAAGAAGCGCGAGAGGTCGCCCAAACGATGCGCCGCCGCGCCCAAAAAATCGTGGAACCTTCCAAACAAGATATTTTGAACGCCGCGCGCTCTTACATGACGGCCAAACGGCTGCTGCGCGACGAATCCTCCAACGCGCTCACAACCGACTGCCTGGGCATGGTATCCGCCAAAGCGGTTCCCACGCCGCCGTGCATGGCTGCCAGCCTGTTTCAGGACGCGGGAGTTACTTACGGCTGCGAGGCGGACGTATTCGCGGCAATGTCGCTGTTGCTGGTGAGTTACTTGTTCGATAAACCGGGATTTATGCAGGACCCGGTTCCGGATACCGTCAAAAACCAGTTGATCGCGGCTCACTGCGCCTGCGGAACGCGATTGAACGGATTCGATCAAAAGCCGGAAGATTTCATCCTGCGTTCTCATTCCGAATCGAATATCGGCGTATCGATCCAGACGCTTTGGCGGAAAGGCCAGCCGGTAACGCTGCTGCGACTCAACAATCCGCGCGAACTTATTTTGGATACAGGCGTGGTGGTTGGCAACGTAAACACGCCGCCCGCCGGAGGATGCCGGACCAGCGTCGAGATCGCCATGGACGGTGTCGAAGACGTGCGCGACGTCCTCGGCTTCCATCAAGCCGTGTTTTACGGCAACCATCGCCGCGATGTGGAGGCGTTTTGCCAAATGTATGGCATTCGCGTAATCCATTCGCCGGAAAAATCAACGAAAGCCTAGGGGATTGTTTTAATGTATTGGGAGTAATATCGAGTCTTATTAAGAATGTAACTTATAATTCCCTCGCCCTCTGGGAGAGGGTTAGAGTGATGGATTTATAAGTCTAATAATATCAACCATCACCTAACCTCTCCCCATCTTGGGAGAGGAATTTAAAAACAACAATCTCAATGCAATTTGGTATTGCAATTTTCCTATCCCCTCATTTCATCCTTTCATTCCACAATAATAAGTCAAGCGAAATTTTCCGGCGTTACCGCTAAGTAACAGCGTTACCCAGCGGTAACGCTTAAGACGGCGTCAATTGAGAAAAAGCCATGGGCGCGGCGCGTTCTTAAAAAGATTATTTGATATAATCTAAGCGCTTGCTTTTATTCGATTCTCTCGCCGAGTTGCTATTAGGCTGAACCCAAAACTTCCCGTCATGATATGAGAAATCCCAAACCAGCGGCGTTTGGTACGAATCTTGATCGATATTTCGACGCTGGCTTATTGATCCTAAGGTTCAAAGAGAACGAACGATGACGGAAGGCGATCGGGGCATAAACGAACGCCTGTGCGCGTTGGAAAACCGCGTACAATCGATCCAACATTCGATCGAGAATTTATGGGAGCGGTTTAACGCCATCGTCGAAGACGCCGGTCAGCCTTGCTCATTTCAATCCGAATTGCCCGTCGGCGCAAGGATGTCAAAAGAAGAAGGCAAAATCGCCGATCCGATCGATCGCATATTTCAGGGTGAATTGTTTATGCGCCTCGCCGCCGTCTGTTTCATCCTTGTCATTGCATTGACCATCCGCGTTCTCACTGAAAAAGAAATTATCCCTGCAAACATCGGAGCGGTCAGCGGCGTTTTATACTGTTCCCTCTTAACGCTATGGAGTTTCATCGCCAAGAAGCCTGCATCGCCAATCAGTTTAACCATCGGCGTTTGCGGCCTGGTCGTGTTGTCGTTAATCGTTTACGAAACGCACAAATCTTTCCATAGTCTTTCGTTATCGGCAAGTTTTATCATTGTCTTAGCAGGAATGATATCCGCAATAGCGTTGAGCTGGCGGCGCAGCGCCCCTCTCGTAGGTTGGATCGGCCTGCTTTACGCTCCGATTGTGATAGCCGTCCTAACCTTTCCCTTCTTATCTCATCCTATGATATTCATGGTTTTATTCGCCGCCGCAGGCATCGCTCTTTCCGCTCGCGAATCGTTGGGATTATGGCCTGCGCGGACAGGATTAGGAATTTTGACATGTTTCTTTTTATTTTGCTGGGACAGAAATTTAAATGTCCATTTTTATAAGGCTGCGCCGGAAACGTATTTAGCCAACGGCTGGATCATCGCCGCAACGGCTGGATTCGCCGTTCTTTTCGTTTTACCGTCAATGGCCGCCGCATTTTCCCGGCGCGCATTGTCTCCGTTTGAAAAAATGGCGCCCGCCGCTGCGGTTTCCATCGCCTATTATTTCATCGAAAGCGAATTCCGACGGTGGAGCATTCATGATTCGCGTCACGCCATGGCGCAAATGGCGATCTCCGGGATATTCCTCGGCATGGGCGTAGGATTCGGAGTTCACAACAACGAATTCAAATACGGTTTGCGAACTTTCTTATTCGCTGGCGTCATCCTCTTATTAATCTCCTCGTTTTCCGCGTTTCAAATCAGCGCTCCATTTATCGTACTATGGTCTCTGGGGGCATTGTCTCTTTTGGGATTGGCGTTTTATTTTCGCAGCCCGGATCTTCGTTTGTTCTCCTATCTTTTGCAACTTTGCGTGTTTGCCGCCGCCTTGGCTCATGGAATTCTTTTTGCGCAGGAAGGGAATCAAGCGGTTCCCTGGCTTCTCTCTTTCTATATGGCGGCGGCGATGCTTTTGCATTTCTTGGGAAGCCGCGCAACGATCGGCGCCCATTCGCCGGATGCGGCTGGAAGCGGCTGCAGCGATGCGATCGCCATTACGTTGCTGCTCTGCGCCATCGCCTCTGTTTTTTTAATGGGACGCAATACTCTTTGCGCCGCCTCGTCAAATACCCGCCTAATCGGCTGCGGCCAATCGATCTGGCTGACGGCCCTGGCGGCGGCGGCCTTATACGCGGGCATTCGATTCAACAGCCGGCGGATCATGATCGCAGGATTCCTAACCTACGCGGCGGCGGCGGCCAACGTCGCATTCTTCGATCTGTTGACTGGCTTGGATGCTTTCGTCATTTTGAGCGTCTTCTCCTTTGGCGCGTTAGCCGGAATCAGTTCCTATCACATGCGGAAAGCTATGAGGAGCCGCGAATGAACGCTTGGTTATCTCTCTTTTCTCCTAAACGAATTTGGAAAGGAATGCGCTGGCTCTTTTCTTCCGAGAAACTCGATTACGCTGACGTACCAGCCTCCGATCGCAAAAGAAGCATTCAATTTTATTGGAAATACCTTTTTTATGCGGAGTCTCTCGATGAATCCGGCGAACCGGAAATTCATCGTCCATCCTTTTTCTCTTGGTTGTTTAGCGCCGAGCCGATCGACGGCGGCGTTATCGATATTGAAGCGAACGCTGCGCCATTATCCAATTATTTTAGAACGAAAGGGCGATCTCCTATGGAACATGCGAAACATTTAGTCCGCGCCATCCTTTTAATCCTGGTTGTCTTGTGCATCCTCGAACTATTCCGTCAATCCATGCGTCCCGAGTCCTATGGCCAATCGGGACCGTTCCGCGAAGTAGCGATGAAGGAAAAAACGGCGCTTCCCATCGTTTATCAAGACAAACAACTCTGCATTTCCTGTCACGAATCCAAAGCGAAGACGGTGCTCGCATCCAAGCATGGCGTTATCGATTGCCAAATATGCCATGCTCCCTTGGGACGGCACGCCGCCGAAGGCGCAAAACCTGAAGAGAAAAACGAAGATATGGCGATCGACCGTAGTCCCGAATTGTGTTTGCGCTGCCATCAAAAATTGACCGCCAGACCCGAAGCCATCAAACAAATCGATTTTTCCAAACATATGATTGACAACGAACTTAAGGAAGAATTGGTTCCCGGACTTTGTTTGGAATGCCATTCTTCGCATGAACCCGATCTTTAATGCGGCAAGGAGATAGTCAATGAATAAGGATCGACGGCGATTTCTCAAACTCTTAACGTCTTATTTCGGCCTGTTGGCCGCAAAAGACGGCGTATACGTCCGCTTGCTCGGCGGAGAGAATCTCTCCCAGGATTCCACCGCAGATGCGGAAGCGTACAATCCGGAAGATCATCTTTACGCTTACGCTATCGATACCCGCAAATGTATTGGATGCGGGATGTGCGTAAAGGCGGACCGGCTCGAGAACAAAGTCCCGCCTAAAAACTTCCGCACCTGGGTGGAACGCTACCGCATATCCGAAGCGGGCGATGTGGATATTGATTCTCCTTCCGGCGGCGAAAACGGCTTCCCGCCGAGAGTATCGGGCTTCAATGTCGCCAAGGCGTTTTTCGTCCCCAAACTCTGCAACCATTGCCGCCATACGCCTTGCATTCAAGTTTGTCCCGTGGGAGCGTCCTTCCATACGCCGGAAGGCGTCGTCATGGTGGATTCCGGATGGTGCATCGGCTGCGGTTATTGCGTCCAGGCGTGCCCGTACGGAAGCCGCTTCATCAATCCGGAAACGCACTGCGCCGACAAATGCACGCTATGCTATCACCGGCTCGTGAAAGGCTTGCAGCCCGCCTGCGTCCAAGCTTGCCCCGTCGGAGCGCGCCAGTTCGGCGATTTGAAACGCGCAGGGGATCCCGTCCGCCAACTCATCGCCCGCGAACGCGTTATGGTTCTTCAACCGACTTTGCTGACAAAACCGAATTGCTACTATCTCGGCCTCGATCAAGGAGTGCGATAAATGGAACTTTCCGGCTATTCCTATCCCAACGACTTTTTCATCGATTGGAGTTTGATGATCGTTCTCTACCCGTACATCACGGGCTTCGTGGCGGGAGCGTTTATCGTCTCTTCATTTTATCACGTGTTCGAACGAAACGAATTAGAGCCGGTAGGCAAATTATCTCTTCTCTGTTCGTTCGCCTTCTTATTGTCCGCCGGTTTGCCCTTGTTGAACCATCTCGGACATCCCGAACGGGCATTGAACATTTTCTTGACGCCTAACTTTTCCTCGGCTATGTCCGGCTTCGGATTCGTTTACACGTTTTACTTGATTGTCATGGAATTGGAACTCTGGCTGGTGTATCGCGAATACATCGTGGAAACGGCTCGCCGCAGCCGGGGCTGGAAGCGGCGCGCGTTCAAGTGGCTCTCGCTCGGCGTTTACGACCTCTCCCCCGAATCGCGAGAAGTGGATCGAAAAGCCATCCGGGTTTTAGCGGCCATCGGCATCCCGGCGGCCTGCATTCTCCACGGATATGTCGGGTTTCTTTTCGGAGCGTTGAAATCGAATCCCTGGTGGTCGACGCCTCTCATGCCGGTGATTTTTCTCTTTTCCGCCGTCGTTTCGGGCATCGCGCTTTTAATCGTGATCTATCAAACCGACCGGAAAATTCACGGCATGAGAATCGATCAAGAGTGCGTCGCTTCTCTGTCGCGATGGTTGTGGTTGTTCATGATTGTAACGGTTTCGTTGGAAATTCTCGAAATCATCACGCTCGCTTACGAGCAATCGGAAGCGTGGGAAATTATCGGCGCTCTTTTAACCACAAAACTCTCCTTTAGCTTCATTTCCGTTCAAATGATTCTGGGATCGCTGGTTCCCTTCGTTTTGCTCATGGTCGTCGTGCTCATGAACTCCTATCTGCATGAAAAAGTCAGAAACACTCTTGCCTTCATCGCCGCTGCGCTTTTGTTGATCCAAGTATTCGCCATGCGGTGGAACGTCGTCATTGGCGGCCAAATGTTTTCCAAGAGCTTCAGCGGCTTTAGACAATACCAGCCCGAATTCTTCGAGAAGGAGGGCATCCTCGCCGCCATCGTCATTATGATCGCGCCATTTTTGCTGCTTCACCTACTTAATATAATATTTCCTGCCTTTTCCGACCGCGAAGAAGCCGAAAAAGGCGCTATAGCGGCGCCAAAATGATATCCTTAGCCGATTCTCTTCCCGAACCGGCTGGGGACGATCTCGTCAGCGTCAACAGATAATGGGCGTCTGAGATCATTTGGCATACAGCGCCTGCCATGCTACGATAATGAGGCTTTCGCTTTGGATTTCATCGCGCCGTTAGACGGCGGCGTTTCTAGGATTTTCTAAAAAAATGGCGGCGTCTCGTATCGAACGAGTGAATAAAAATGAGCGCAGGACGGAATCCTCTTTGGAACTATCTCCATTTTAAAATCGCCGCTGGAACTACTTTATTCACGTCCGTCATTCTTATTGCTTCGTTTTCTTTCTTCTATTTGACCATCCGCGAAGAGCGCTCTCAGGATTTTTACGATCGAGCCCGAGAAATCGCGGATTTGGTCTATCGGTCTCTGGAAACGGCGATGCAGCACAAATCCCCCGATACTGGCCAGGTCATCGTCGGACAATTGGTGGACAGTTTACTGGAATCGGGCGAGTTTCAACGTCTTTCCATCCTCGACAAGAAGGGACGGATTTGGATATCCTCCTCCCGCGCCGAACAAGGGAAAGTATACCCGTCTCAAGACAAAGCATGTCTATCCTGCCACGAAAATTCTCAACCGCCTTCCTTCAATTCCAGCGGCGTCGACCGGGATTCGAAT from Candidatus Omnitrophota bacterium includes these protein-coding regions:
- a CDS encoding radical SAM protein, whose translation is MKVLLIQPPGHHMISTNVPSVVDEETGAYPPLGLLYVAAYLEKYSSHSVEILDAYLDDLSYEQIEAEIRRRRPDAVGVQAMTFTLIDAVLCAKAVKRADPSIPVIFGGPHVYIYPQETMSIPEVDYIVVGEGEVTFTRLIECLAEDKDLSVVDGIGYRDGQGEVYLTPSVPLNQDLDALPMPARHLLDQDRYYSVLAKEFPITTMMTSRGCPMRCIFCDRPHLGKQFRYRSARSVVEEMEFCEKIGIREIFVYDDTFNIRRDRVMDICRLKIERGVSLAWDIRAHISAMSEEMLDALAAAGCSRIHYGVEAGTEEIVRTLQKGIDLERTKTVFHQTRQRGIATLGYFMLGNPGETREQAVETIEYARRLDADYIHLALATPFPATELYRLGFERGLYRKDYWREFARDPRPDFVPELWEETMNRSELIRLMQWGYRRFYFRGKYLIRRLLELRSWNEFKRKAKAGYRLLSWGAKADGGPVA
- the nrfD gene encoding NrfD/PsrC family molybdoenzyme membrane anchor subunit — its product is MELSGYSYPNDFFIDWSLMIVLYPYITGFVAGAFIVSSFYHVFERNELEPVGKLSLLCSFAFLLSAGLPLLNHLGHPERALNIFLTPNFSSAMSGFGFVYTFYLIVMELELWLVYREYIVETARRSRGWKRRAFKWLSLGVYDLSPESREVDRKAIRVLAAIGIPAACILHGYVGFLFGALKSNPWWSTPLMPVIFLFSAVVSGIALLIVIYQTDRKIHGMRIDQECVASLSRWLWLFMIVTVSLEILEIITLAYEQSEAWEIIGALLTTKLSFSFISVQMILGSLVPFVLLMVVVLMNSYLHEKVRNTLAFIAAALLLIQVFAMRWNVVIGGQMFSKSFSGFRQYQPEFFEKEGILAAIVIMIAPFLLLHLLNIIFPAFSDREEAEKGAIAAPK
- a CDS encoding GAF domain-containing protein, with amino-acid sequence MTIPNVIPDSVIQEWQEIVDILAEVNNAPAALIMRIVEEDIEVFAASRHLDNPYRLGEKERLIGSGLYCETVIKTKKKLLVPNALTDEKWKKNPDIHLGMISYFGFPLFHPNGEPFGTICVLDKKENHFSDITERLMMRFKNLIQHNLELIYVNSILGEENKKLTDYLSEIQTLREIIPICSYCKKIRTENGEWEQLEEYLAKHTRSAFSHGFCPECGKKHYGR
- the aroB gene encoding 3-dehydroquinate synthase, which codes for MNPSNSRTEIAINLGDRSYGIVVGCGLLDETGAFVRRAGFHSPIPVITDSNVGPIYAERVRTSLEREGFHAAVLTFPAGETEKNISTLSRLYDGMAALKPERKSGVVALGGGVVGDVAGFAAATFLRGIRFIQVPTTLLAQVDASVGGKVGIDHASGKNLIGAFHQPSAVLIDPQTLLTLDRRQIKAGLAEIVKHGVIADAGLFETVSSALDRLLAAEEEIYTAIIPWNCRIKARVVEQDERESGLRAILNFGHTIGHAVEALTGYGRYLHGEAVAIGMLAEAMLGEKLGITPPEAVQRLRSLLTTAGFPLSKPDLSADALLESMFHDKKVERGHLRFVFPVEIGNVVIRSVEDLDLIRNTWDSYSI
- the purB gene encoding adenylosuccinate lyase, coding for MIERYTRKEMGRIWSDQFRFETWLQVEIAACVAQNKLGVVPDEALKEIREKAAFDIDRIHEIEKTVDHETIAFLTSVAEFVGPASRYIHYGMTSSDKLDTALALQLVASADLLIAGLKKLQASVGELAKKHKHTVMMGRTHGIHAEPITFGLKVGIWCAELGRHIERMQRAKDSIRVGKLSGAVGTFSHVDPQAEALVCAELGLEADPISNQIIQRDRHAEYLSVIAIAGATLEKMATEIRGLQKTEIHEVEEPFPPGQKGSSSMPHKKNPNLSERICGLARLLRSYAVTGFENVTLWHERDISHSSVERITLADSSILLDYMLERMDWIIRDLKVYPERMKKNMECSHGLVFSQRVLLALTAKGFSREEAYRIVQTAALKVWESDIGLLDELKNDEEVRSKLSAEELEACFQLDDFLKNVDFIFERLGL
- a CDS encoding 4Fe-4S dicluster domain-containing protein — its product is MNKDRRRFLKLLTSYFGLLAAKDGVYVRLLGGENLSQDSTADAEAYNPEDHLYAYAIDTRKCIGCGMCVKADRLENKVPPKNFRTWVERYRISEAGDVDIDSPSGGENGFPPRVSGFNVAKAFFVPKLCNHCRHTPCIQVCPVGASFHTPEGVVMVDSGWCIGCGYCVQACPYGSRFINPETHCADKCTLCYHRLVKGLQPACVQACPVGARQFGDLKRAGDPVRQLIARERVMVLQPTLLTKPNCYYLGLDQGVR